The Arachis duranensis cultivar V14167 chromosome 2, aradu.V14167.gnm2.J7QH, whole genome shotgun sequence genome has a window encoding:
- the LOC107474675 gene encoding uncharacterized protein LOC107474675, which yields MGSPKQLTRSFYRHLNKKVMLAKGEWAELVPEILWGYNTTPQRSTNETPFKLIFGSDAMIPVEISQGSISTNYFEDAVNNQIRQVELDTLEEVRDEARIRSETMQQIIRNKYNKKFRPRTLQQRDLVLRCLEDVQKPPG from the coding sequence ATGGGCTCACCGAAACAGCTAACAAGGTCATTTTACAGGCACTTAAATAAAAAGGTAATGTTAGCAAAGGGAGAATGGGCCGAGCTAGTACCCGAGATACTTTGGGGATACAATACTACCCCGCAAAGATCGACGAACGAAACACCTTTCAAATTGATTTTCGGATCCGACGCCATGATCCCAGTGGAAATATCCCAAGGATCTATAAGTACAAACTACTTCGAGGATGCCGTGAACAACCAAATAAGACAGGTTGAGTTGGACACGTTAGAAGAAGTAAGAGACGAGGCAAGGATCAGAAGCGAAACAATGCAACAAATAATACGGAACAAATACAACAAAAAGTTCAGACCACGGACATTACAACAAAGAGACCTAGTCCTAAGATGTCTAGAAGATGTTCAGAAACCACCAGGATAG